The Raphanus sativus cultivar WK10039 chromosome 2, ASM80110v3, whole genome shotgun sequence genome includes a region encoding these proteins:
- the LOC108841852 gene encoding DEAD-box ATP-dependent RNA helicase 15, protein MGDARDNEAYEEELLDYEEEDEKVLDSGNKVNGDAVKKGYVGIHSSGFRDFLLKPELLRAIVDSGFEHPSEVQHECIPQAILGMDVICQAKSGMGKTAVFVLSTLQQIEPTPGQVSALILCHTRELAYQICNEFVRFSTYLPDTKVSVFYGGVNNKIHKELLKNECPHIVVGTPGRVLGLARDKDLSLKNVRHFILDECDKMLESLDMRRDVQEIFKMTPHDKQVMMFSATLSKEIRPVCKKFMQDPMEIYVDDEAKLTLHGLVQHYIKLSEMEKNRKLNDLLDALDFNQVVIFVKSVSRAGELNKLLIECNFPSICIHSGMSQEERLTHYKSFKEGHKRILVATDLVGRGIDIERVNIVINYDMPDSADTYLHRVGRAGRFGTKGLAITFVASASDSEVLNQVQARFEVDIKQLPENIDTSTYMPS, encoded by the exons ATGGGAGACGCTAGGGACAACGAAGCTTATGAGGAGGAGCTCCTAGACTACGAGGAAGAGGACGAGAAGGTCTTAGATTCTGGGAATAAAGTTAACGGCGATGCCGTGAAGAA AGGTTACGTGGGAATACACAGTTCAGGATTCAGAGACTTCCTTTTGAAGCCGGAGCTTCTCCGAGCTATTGTAGACTCTGGTTTTGAGCATCCATCCGAAG TGCAACACGAATGTATCCCTCAAGCCATCTTGGGCATGGATGTTATCTGCCAAGCTAAATCTGGTATGGGGAAGACTGCTGTGTTTGTCCTTTCGACTCTGCAACAGATCGAGCCAACTCCTGGCCAGGTGTCTGCACTTATCTTGTGTCACACTAGAGAGTTAGCTTACCAG ATCTGCAATGAGTTCGTGCGATTCAGTACCTATCTGCCTGATACTAAGGTTTCAGTGTTCTACGGAGGAGTCAACAATAAAATTCACAAAGAATTGCTTAAGAATGAATGTCCTCACATTGTTGTTGGAACACCTGGTCGTGTGCTTGGACTCGCCAGGGACAAAGATCTCTCTTTGAAGAATGTGAGGCATTTTATTCTTGACGAGTGTGATAAAATGCTGGAGTCTCTCG ACATGCGGAGGGATGTGCAGGAAATTTTCAAGATGACTCCTCACGACAAACAAGTTATGATGTTCTCAGCAACGCTCAGCAAGGAGATTCGCCCAGTCTGCAAGAAGTTTATGCAAGAT CCAATGgaaatatatgttgatgatgaaGCCAAATTGACTCTTCATGGGCTTGTCCAG CACTACATCAAACTGAGCGAGATGGAGAAAAACCGCAAGTTGAATGACCTTCTTGACGCATTGGACTTCAATCAAGTTGTTATATTTGTTAAGAGTGTTAGCAGAGCTGGGGAGCTGAACAAGCTGCTTATCGAATGCAATTTCCCGTCGATATGCATTCACTCTGGCATGTCTCAGGAAGAGAG GCTGACTCACTACAAAAGCTTCAAGGAAGGGCACAAGAGAATTCTGGTGGCGACAGACTTGGTAGGGAGAGGCATTGACATTGAGCGTGTCAACATTGTCATCAACTATGACATGCCAGATTCTGCTGATACATACCTTCACAGG GTTGGAAGAGCTGGTAGGTTTGGAACAAAGGGTCTTGCAATAACATTTGTGGCATCAGCTTCAGACTCGGAAGTTCTTAATCAG GTACAAGCTAGGTTCGAGGTTGATATAAAGCAACTTCCTGAGAATATTGATACCTCTACATACA TGCCGTCCTAA